GACTCCAGCCAATCGTGACTCGCGGCTCGGCTCCCGGGCGGAGCTGGGTGGGCCAGAGACCAGGGTGAGAGGCCCGGGGGAGGTGAACGAGGCCCCTACCCAACGCTGGAGGGTCGCTAAGCCGCGGGCGTTCCCGGAGGTGGTGGTTGCGAACCTGGCAGCTGAGGTGAGGTGTGGCTACCTGGCTTGGGATCTGCCTTGAGTTGAGGGACGTGGAGGCGCTCCCTCGAGAGTTGTGGAGGCGGGGTATGAGCGAGAGTAGGGGGCGCAGATTCAGGGTGATAATAGGGGTTGAAGAGAGGGTTTAGGGACCGGGGTTTCGAGATCCTTGCACGGAAGAcagttttgggggtgggggacaaaATTTTCGAGTGGAGGAAGTTTGAAGCTGGGAGATAGGGTATTTGGAGAAGCGAGAAAACTAGAGAAGGAAAATTTGGGGTAGGAAACTAAAAATTAGGACAGTTCTGGTCTCTGGGACAGGTTGAATTCGGGGCTCTAGTGTTTAGGGAAAGGTgtgaggggctgggctgggatcCTGGACCTTTGGAGAAGCGAGAGAAGTAGGGGCAAGGACTCTGGGTCTCCCAGACGCAGTGTCGGAGAGCGGGTTCTGGGGAGAGTTCCCTGTCGGGTCTTGGAAGTCACAGTGGGAGACTGGAGATGAAGTCGAAAAGCGTTTCAAAGACGGGAGAATAGAGGAACGTTGACGGGAGACGGTCTAGTAACTGAGATACTTAGTGTCCCGAACGGAGTGAATCGGAGCGCATTTGTAAGTCTTTGAGCGTTGTGCTGGGGTCCTGGGTCTCTGGGCCCGAGAGCAGCCTGAGTGAAGAATCCAGGACCTTCTGCGATTCCTAAGGGTCGGGAGAAAGCAGTTTTAGAGCCAAAGtctggagtgggggaggggtgttcaggGCGTGGAGCTCAGACccgcagcccaggaggcagcggAGGGCGGGGCTTGGCAATCGCCAGGCAGCTGGACGTCCGGGTTCCCTTCCCCCACGTACCTTGGGCCCCTGTGCGCATGCCCCGGGGGGGGCTGGGCGGGGAAGGCTAGTCCCTGCGGCATGCGGAGCCCTCCGGGGGTTGTAGTGCTTGCTCAACGTCAGTTCGTGTACCTGGTGGCTATTGGCCCACATTTCCCAGAAGCCCCTGGGCCAAATTGGGGCGTGTCTGAATGCTGAAAGGGGAACCGTATAGGGGGCGGGGCCTGTAGAGGGCCGAGATCTGGTTGGATGGACTGGTGGAGGCGGGGCTTGGCGTGAGTCAGTTCTAGCAAGTTTTCCTGTGGGGCTCGCCCAGGGGGAACCTGAAGGCCTCCGCGGAGGGAATGAGAGAGGCCCCATACCTTGTCGTTGGGCACGTTCCCAGTCAGTTAGGATGAGGGCATGGACAGAAATATCTTCCATGTGGAAAGAAGCGTCTTCACAGATAGGTGCCTTAACAGGGCTCCAGGTGGCTGGAATGTAGTAGGCactcaaaaatatttcataaataaatagcAGTTAACTCTCGTTCATTGAAGTGCGTGATGTCACATTActtcccaagatcacacaactgAGCAGTGTGAAAAGCAGAATTCAGACCCAGGATTCTTTGCTTCAAGGCCATAGCTCTGTGCTCAACACCTGTCTTGTATCTGTCACACTTGAAGAAAAGAGTATTGTCGAAAGAACAACTTTAAGATTTAGGGGGACTTGAGTTAGGATCCTCATCTTGCATATGAGGAAATTTGAGTCTCAAGGAGTTAAACTCACTGAGGCAACACGGGCAAGTAagtgggattcaaacccagctaTATTTAAGTCCAGAttttggtgtgtgtttttttttttatatttttatctgtttatttggctgcattgggtcttggtTGACGCATGTGGATCTTCTGTCTTCCTTTCAGCATGCAAACTTTTAGTTGGGGCAttgggatctagttgcctgaccagggatcaaacctgggccccctacactgggaacgtgaagtcttagccactggaccaccagggaagtcctgagatctAATTTTCTTAATCACATTCACTGACTCTTCTTCTCAGCCTTGTGGGACTCATACTATCTTAATTTATAGATGCAAAAACTGAAGTTTGGATCATTACAAATCAACAATAGTCATACTAGAGATTTGGGATTTGAATTAGCCCTGCTGTGTCTTATttacccctcctctctccctaggGCATCATGGTAGGAGGCTTGAAGAGGAAGCACTCAGAtctggaggaagaagaagaggatgagaagTGGGACTGGAGTCCAGCAGGCCTGCGGAGCTACCAGCAAGCCCTGCTCCGCATCTCCCTAGACAAAGTCCAGCGAAGTCTAGGCCCCCGAGCACCCAGCCTTCGCAGGCACGTCCTCATCCACAACACCCTCCAGCAGCTCCAAGCGGCGCTTTGCCTGACTCCTGCACCTGCCCTGCCCCCGGAGCCCCTCTTCCTGGGCGAGGAGGACTTCTCGCTGTCGGCAACCATTGGCTCTATTCTCCGGGAGCTGGAGACCTCCATGGATGAGACCGAGCCACCTCAGAATCCAGCAGCTCCCCCAAGCCCCCAGAATGAAGTGCTTCCCCAGCCCGATCCAGTCTTCTTAGAAGCTCTGAGCTCCCGGTACCTGGGGGACTCAGGCCTGGATGACTTCTTCCTGGACATCGACACATCCGCAGTGGAGAAGGAGCCTGCAGTGGCCCCACCAGAACCTCCTCACAACCTTTTTTGTGCCCCAGGGTCCTGGGAATGGAATGAACTAGATCACATCATGGAAATCATTCTGGGATCCTAAAACTTtgatggggggcaggggagggctcCTTCCTCATCCCAGCCTTGGTGGGATGACTCCCTGGAtgcaattctgtgtgtgtgtgtgtgttttgatggGGCCTCTAAGCAGtggcctcctctcctcccacttcaGGGTTCCACAAATtgtcttgcatgtgtgtgtgtgtctggttaTCTCAGCCTTCTGTGAAGGTGGGTCTTCCTGAATTAATTTATCTGTTCCAAATGCCTTAATGAGACTCTGTTTCCGGGAGTCTGATTTCCCACTTCCacatttcttctgccttttcctccaGTTCCGACTCCCCTTGTGTCACTGGGGCCTCAGGGAAGATAAGCTGGGCCTGTCAAAGGATGACAGGGATGTGCTACCTGGTTGCTATGGAAACCCAGCCTCTGCCTCATGGCACCTCCAGGTAGTGGGAGAGGCTGGCCTCCTCCCCCAGGCTGAACCCCACCTCCTTCGCAGGACCCCAGTCCCAGCAGCCTCCTGATTCATGACCAGGCCGGACCACGTGCAATAGGGTGGAAACCAAACTGCTCCATGCcgcattatttaaaagaaaagcgGGTTTtgtggtgtttttgtttgtttgtttttttgattgtttgtaatgattttttttttaataaaagtattttggaAGGGGTGATATTGCCTAAAGTTTCTTTGTAGGTCAGTGGGAGGGACCTGGTGTCCTTAGGGGCATGTACCCCTTCCCAGTCAAAGTTGGGGCAGGTATATTATTAGAtacagtatttattgaatgttaaGACCACTAACATTATTGAATGCTAAGAGCACTGTTCTACCTACTTTATTTGAATTAAGTCATCTTGTCCTCATGATTATACTGAAATAGATACTGTTACCACATTTTACATAAGAGGAGGTTaaggttcagagaggtcaagtcatTTGCTCAGAAGAATAAGGACCACGGAGCTAGAACTCAAATTCAGGCTACCTCCAGAGCCTTCTTAACTATTATATTCATTGCTGCTTTGTAGATTTAGACTCCCCAGCCACATGGTGGacacaggaaggagaaactgggtCACATGAATTAACATGTCAAAGGATAGGGCTCCCGGACACTTAAAAGTCAGCCCTTTGAGACTTCCCTGcctgtccagtggctaagactctgtgcttgcaAGGCAGGGGACTCAGATTCAAGCCcgggtcagagaactagatcccacatacaacTAAGAATTCAGCGCTGTAACTACAGATCAtgtatgctacaactaagacttggcacagccagatagataaacataaatatttttaaatgaaaaaactaaaaatcagcCCATTTATTTTGTAGGAAATGTGCTACAGAGGcccagaggagaatgaaaatgccCAGAGATCCCCAGCACTAACAGCAGATCTTGCTACAAAACTGTTGGCTAGGAAGTACAGTCCAGGCTAAAGTAAATGGTGCCAATGATTTATTTAGGAGGTGCAACCCCAGGCTGGCAAGAGTAGGGGAAAAGAAGGGAGGCCAGGGAAGATGTGATGTATACTGCTGCACTGGCTAGGCCTCCACAGAGACCTTTGAAAACATGACAACAGGTAAGCTTACGCTGCATTTAGGGACTTTTCTGGAAAGGATACAAGGAGGAACCACTTGTGGGTGTAACATGCAGGGAAAGGAAGGGGATTTTGCCTTTGCTTTCTGGCTCAAAGCCAGATTCTCACCCTGAGAGAGGCATTGCATTTACTCTGAAAACAGTTGGGTAACTGACAGGTGGGTGCCAATCCGGAGAAAGAAAGGAGGTGGTCAAGGGGATCAGAAGGCACATGCCCATGTCTGACTCCGACTTAAACCTCTAGGTGACTtcttgctcactcagtcatgtccgactctgctaccccatggacacagtcctccaggctgctctgtccatgggattatcccggcaagaatactggaatgggttgccattccctcttccagggtatcttcccaacccagggaccaaacgcACATctgcgtctcccgcattggcagccaggttctttaccactgagccatcggggaaaccCACACTTGGAATAAAACCCCAATCCATGCAAGGCCTGACAATCTTGCACCTAGCTTCCCTAGTTTTAGCTCTGATTCTTCTCCACTCCTCACACAACTCCAGTTGACCCCAGGGCATTTGCACCTGCTGTTAACTGCCCAGAGGACACTTCCTGCATAAGTTCACCCACATAAATGTCTCTTTCTTGGAGAGGTCTTCCCCGCCCTTCCTAGCTCAATATGTCCAGGTGCACCCCGACCCCAACCCCACTTCACATTCTTTGACTTTGTTAGTAGTaccttgtgctcagtcactcagtcatgtccaactttttgtgaccctttggactgtagcctgccaggctcctctgtccatggggttttccaggcaagaatactggagcgggttgccattttctcctcgaggggatcttcccaacccagggatggaacgagagccttttgcatctcctgcattgcagacagattctttaccactgagccatcgaggAAGCCCTAGTAGTACCTATCCAATCTCAAGTTATTTATGACCTCTTTATGGTTAGGCTTCTGGTCTGTTGGAGAAATCTTTCAGAGGAAGGGGTTGGGTACTGCACAGAACTACCCTTGGCACAGGTGGGCactcaaattttttcttttttctttttgctgttgttgagaAGATGAACTCCCAATCTTGAGATAGCCAAACGTCCCTGCCACCTCTCTCGACTCACCTCCCCCACACCATTTTCTGATGCTCTTCAAACACATCATGTCCCACCCTCAACACCTGGAGTAGTATCTGCCTCATTGAGTGATCATGCAAAGTGTGTAAGAGGGCGCTTGCTGCACACCAAAGATTCCAATAATTGCTCaaatttactgagtgcctatgTGGACTTGGCACTCTTccaaaaacatgaacaaaatagAGTTCCCACTCTCATAAAACATCATCGTGGGAGAGGCTGAAATATACACtgaaataaacagtaaaatgtaGTCTGTCAAGTAGTGACAAATGttacaaagaaaaagcaagaaagtgatGGGGATGTTGTTATTTAGATGGGAGGCCAAAGAAGGCCTCACTGACAAGATGCAATTTGAGAGGGACCTGAAAGAGGCGAGACGTGATCTTTGTGAATCTGTGGGGATACAATCCCTATAGcaggaacagccagtgcaaaggccctgtggtcaGAGCATTAGTTGAGAGTTAAAAGGACCATCTGGAggtcagtggggcttcccaggtggagctagtggtaaagaacccatctgccaatgcaggagatgtaagagactcagattcaatccctgggttgggaagatcccctggagaagggcctggcaacccactccagtattcttgcctggagaatcccatggacagaggagcttggtgggctacagtgcatggggtagcaaagagtcagacaggactgaataaCTTAGCAAGCATCCATGTGGCTGGAGTAGAGAGAGCAAGGAGGCAAGTACTAGGAGACAAGATGACAGAGTTTGAGGGGGCAAGTCCTGTAGGGTGTTGTAGAGTCCCGTAGGGAGGGCTAGAGCTTTACCCCGAGTGAGATGGAAGGCAAGGCTGGCTGTGCAGGAAGGAGActcactccccccccccccatattcatttatttaatttatttatttggctgtgcatgTAGAGTCTTTAGTTGTGACACACCAGATCTTTTAGCTACACCATGGgaattcttgattccagcatgttggatctaattccctgaccagggatcaaaccctggccacACGAATTGTGAGCAGGATGTCTTAGCTAGGAATCACCAGGAAGTCCCCGGACTCACTTTTACATGAACTCTCTTTGCCCTAAACATACAggtgtatgcttagtcgctcagtcgtgtctgactctgcgaccccatggactgttgcccaccaggctcctctgtccatgggattctccaggcaagaatatttgagtgggttgctataccctcctccaggggatcttcccaaactgggatcaatcccaggtctcccgcattgtgagcggattctttattgtctgagacaccaggaaaggcCAAAAtcccgcgttgcaggcggattctttatcgtctgagcctccagggaagcccaaaaatacagGAATGATGAGGAATCGTGGAGTTTTTTAGGACCACGGTGAGGCCAGTATGAGGAGCACCTCCACTTTCCAGATGatcaaactgaggctcagagaggcccagCTACAGCCGTCAGAAAACTGGCGGGAGAAGTGGAAGGGCTGGCCCCGCAGAGGGAATCGGGTCCCTGAGGGCAGAGTCCGCGTTCCGCAACCTGCCCTCCCGCCTCGGTCCCGCGTTGGGGGATGGGCCTCGGCCACCTTGgcccctcccacctgcccactCTGCCTGGGAGCCTGGCCGgcgcctcctctctccccaggggCGGGGTGGAGCGGCCGGCTGGGGGCGGGGCGTTCCCCCGAacaccccagcccctctccctcctctgctgGCGGAGGCTCCTCCCCAGGCCTGCCGGGACGTTGGCTCCGCTTCTGGTTTCATTTCTCGAGGCCCGGCCTCTCTCTGTTTCCCTCCCCCTAGCCCTTTGAATTTCTTCTCCACTTTCCGATTTCAGCTCTTCTGTCACCTCCTCAGGGAGGCTCTCCCGGACCACCCCGGCTGCAGGTACCTCTCTCCTAGCATCTCTATTATCCTgtcctatttgtgtgtgtgtgtgtttttaagtcactgaacagaaagaagcagaaagaacagaaagaagcagaaattaTCTTCCTCATTTAATGATTTTCCAGCGTCTTCTCATCCCACTCAATAaaaaacaaaggtccatagagtgcTCTGAAGGGCCTGAAAACTTCTCTGACTTCCTCCCTGGCCGCAGCGACCCTACttccccacctcagggcctttgcactggcccTTTACTCTGATTGGAACGCTTTACCACCTCTCCCACTTCATCAAGTCTCTACTCAATGGATGTCACCTCTTCAGAGAAACCCTCCAGCACCAGCTCTTTGTCCAAACTGCACCCCCTTTCATTACTCTTCTCCTGCGctgcttttccttttcacttatcACCCTCTAAGATACTAAATCATTGCTTTATTCAGTTTATTGTCCACCTCCTTACATCAGGGATTTTTGTTTCTAATGTTCCGGCCATATcgtcagtgcctggcacacagaaagtgctcaattcatttgttttcatatttcttttctctttccactcCATCCGTCCTCTGTTCCATGAGAAGAGAGACCCTATGAGGCATATCAAGTGCTGTGCCCCCATTGTCTACAACTGCCCACCACAtactaggtgctcaataaacacacGATAATCAGATGCCTATGAGCTCTTCTCTTTATGACCTGGAAAGAGCCACTTGGAGACTCTGAGTCTCCTTTTTCCAAGCCAAAAAGATAATTATGTGAATTTGCCTAACAGGGGCCTGGTTCTAATTAGCATTTTACCCtttattcattttgaaaaattcaagcagagaaaaaagatgaaaaaaaaaaaagtatgtcttCTGAACACTTGAATACCCTCTCACCTAGATTTAGTTGTTAACATTCTGTTTCcttatgtgtatgtttatatgtctgtttttttcttttgctgaaccACTGGAGAGTATATTGCAGACATCTGAACATTGTACCCCTAATAGCTCAGCAGGCATCTCTTAAGATTAAGGACACTCAACTACAAACCACTGTCCTATTTCACATATGACAGAATTAAGAATTTCATAATATCACCTAGTATCCAGCCTGTATTCAAATCTGCCCAATTTTCTTAAGAACATCCTTTATAGAATTTACCGCATACTAGAGTCTAagggcggagaaggcgatggcaccccactccagtactcctgcctggaaaatcccatggacggagaagcctggtaggctgcagtccatggggtctcgaagagttggacatgactgagcgacttccctttcacttttcactttcatgcattggagaaggaaatggcaacccactccagtgttcttgcctggagaatcccagggaccggggagcctggtgggctgccgtctatggggtcgcacagagtcagacatgactgaagtgacttagcagcagcagcagagtctaaGGGAGGTTCACATGCCTATTTGGTTGTAACAAAGAAATTATACAGTATCTTTTATTCTGAAACATCCTCCCCCTAATCTCACTAATCCCTTTCTGTGGTTTCTTGAAATTGAATTTTTGGAAGAACAGCCCAGTCTTGCCGTAGACTTCCCACATTGTGTATTTGTCTGATTGTttttgtgtttaatattgtcaTTCTCTGTTCCCTGTAAGCTGAAGTTTGGGCCTAGACGCTTGAGACTCACTTTATGAAATGTAACAGGGAAACTCCACAACGAATGTTGTGTACTGCCTAATGTATCACATCAGGTACCACCCAGTGTCCGGGCATCCCACTGCTGTGGATGCAAAGTTTCATTATATAGTTAAGGTGCTGAGCACCTCCTCTTCCCATCATAAAAGGATATTTCCTCCTTTGCAGTTAGCAAGGAATCTGTGGGATGATGCTTTGGAAACTGTCAAGATCCTGTTCCCCATTAACTTTTCACCCCAAAGGGTGAGCATCCATTGAAAATGGTTGCCTGAATCAAGTAGTTGAGTTAGCGTTTTTGATAGCTTACTTTGGTCAGAAGATTTATACACAAACAGTTCTTCCCCTTAGCAAATGAGGAATTAGCAAATGAGGTATTTGAAGAAGCTAAGTCCCATTGTCAGGTTATCTGACATGTATTAAACTCCTGTCCACCTGCACCCCACCCTGAATGTCTCCCCTTGAACTGAGCACCTGTGGTCTTACTACAAGAGCGATTACTACTGAAAAAAGGACACCTAACACACCACTCAGCATTGTGCAGGAAttgtttaatcctcaaaacaatccTCTGAGCCAGAGgctatttctctcattttaaaaaataagtgagaaAACCTAAAGAATTAAAGCACttggtcaaggtcacacagctattgtACTTACGGAATGGAGCCCAGGCAGGGATTCCAGTGCCATTCCACTCCCTACCCCTGACTCCTGTCTGTAACCACGATTGAGTTCAACTACCCAGAATTTGCTTATATAGTGCTCTTACAGTTAATACCTTACTTTAAGTTTCCCAACTCTCAAGAGGTAGGCAAAAAGATCCCCCTTTAACAGACTTTGGGGGCTCAGaaaccagaatttgaacccaggactAAGCTGGCCTGGAGTGTAGACCTCTGTTGGGGCTGCTTGCGTAAGCTCAATTATTGGGTTTGACAAGTGCAGATGTGATACAGATGTCGGCAGATATGAAGGGGCCCACAGCTTGAGAGACAAAAACCCCACCGCGCCACCGTCCTACAGGACCAAGAGCCACCctatcttcctccctcccttcagaCATGCGCCCTAAACACAACTCTCCCCTCTTTCTAGCCTGCCTTCTACAGGCTCCGCCCCTCACCGTCTAGGACCAATCCCTGGGCGAAGGGCGGGGCTGCCACGGGAGTGGGCGGTAACTAAGGGGAGTCAGGAGCCGGGAGTCGTGAGCTGGAGTCAGAACTGCGTCTCTCAACCCAGGCGCCGGTTGCTGAAGCAAAGCGGGCGAGCAATGCTGCCGCCACCGCTTCCTGATTGGCTGCGGGTGGCTCCCTCTTCTTTCTGATTGGCAGCTGGTGAACTAGGTATGTAAATGAAGGGAAGAGGCCTGGGGAAAGAGGGGTACTGGCCGCGGGGTCCTTTGGCAGGTTCGATCCCCCGGTCCGGCAGGTGCGCGCCAGGGCTGCCCGGGATCGAGGCGCACGGGCCTCTCCGTGCCGCCCGCCCCGGCCTGGCGGGTGAATCACACCGCAGCCCGGGAAGGGGGCGGAGGCGCCGGCTCCCTGGCTCCGGCTGCGTGACTcacccgcccccgccgccgccgccgcttcgGGAGGAGTAGCCTCCACTGCCTTCCGGAAGCGAGCGGAGGCCGAGAGGGCAGAACGGCCCTCCGGGGATCCCGGCCCGCACGGTCCCTGGTGGCAAGCAGAAATGACCGCGTCCCGCGGGGCACTGTAAAGAGTCCCGGGGTCTGGAGAGTCGGAATCCCCGGGGAAAGCCGGCCTGGTGCCGCCAGGGGGCGCCGGGACCGGGGGGGCGGAGTCGGGGGTGGGGGCTGAATTCCTGCGGTTCCGGACTCTCGGATCTGCTGGGAAGTAGGCAAGGACCCAGTTTTGAGTAGTGTGAGGGGGTCATTCTTGAAGTCCTCCTGAGCAAAGATCTGGGTACTGTACCCTTCAGGCTGCCTGGCTTAAAAAAGCAGGTTGGGTCAGGGGCACCCACCCCGGGGAAAGTGTGGGTCTTCAAACTTCTCTCCGTGACCCCCGTGCCCATCAGGATTTTCCGGCAAGCTTTGTCCACGCTGCCTCTCAAATAAATCCTGAAGCGACCATCTTCCTTCCATGTCCACTGCCACCTTATACTCCCAAGTCACCGTCTTCGCCCACCCCAAAGACTGCAGTAGCCTCCGAAAAGATCTCAGGGCCACTCTCCCCGCCCCTCCTCGCTCCCCCTGCTTCTTAGCAGCTAAGGGGATCTTCTGGAAACCTAATCAGTCCACAACACCACTGTCCTCCCTGCTCAAACCCCTTCAATGACTTCCCACCACACCCCCCAATAAAATCCAAGCTCCTTGCCTCTGCCTACTCTCGAACCCCCCACATCCTCCCTACTCCACCCTCAACCCCCCtactctccccaccccccgcacTGACTACAGAGTCCTTTTTTCAGCTCAAACGAATCCAGTCTCTAGGCTTTTCTTTGCCTTTGCTGTTCTTATTCCCAGAATGCCTTCCCCCTGGTTCTTCCATGGCTGATTCTTTGTCATACTCGAGGGCTCatttcaaatgtcacctcctcaggggagccttccctgaccactctcCAGAAACTTTTAGCATTTTCCTAGCACCATCGGTACAtttcttgtgtttgtttattGTCTGATGCTATtagtagacactcagtaaatattagattAAACCATGTGAAACAA
The nucleotide sequence above comes from Bos indicus x Bos taurus breed Angus x Brahman F1 hybrid chromosome 18, Bos_hybrid_MaternalHap_v2.0, whole genome shotgun sequence. Encoded proteins:
- the SERTAD3 gene encoding SERTA domain-containing protein 3 isoform X1, translating into MAPPSNPRPAAGRTPANRDSRLGSRAELGGPETRVRGPGEVNEAPTQRWRVAKPRAFPEVVVANLAAEGIMVGGLKRKHSDLEEEEEDEKWDWSPAGLRSYQQALLRISLDKVQRSLGPRAPSLRRHVLIHNTLQQLQAALCLTPAPALPPEPLFLGEEDFSLSATIGSILRELETSMDETEPPQNPAAPPSPQNEVLPQPDPVFLEALSSRYLGDSGLDDFFLDIDTSAVEKEPAVAPPEPPHNLFCAPGSWEWNELDHIMEIILGS
- the SERTAD3 gene encoding SERTA domain-containing protein 3 isoform X2: MVGGLKRKHSDLEEEEEDEKWDWSPAGLRSYQQALLRISLDKVQRSLGPRAPSLRRHVLIHNTLQQLQAALCLTPAPALPPEPLFLGEEDFSLSATIGSILRELETSMDETEPPQNPAAPPSPQNEVLPQPDPVFLEALSSRYLGDSGLDDFFLDIDTSAVEKEPAVAPPEPPHNLFCAPGSWEWNELDHIMEIILGS